The DNA window ATGAAATAATTGTCAATGcacttttaataaaataatcacaacattaaaaaaaaaaacaaaaagaaaaagaaacaaaaataaaaataaaaaacaaatcatGAGTAAAAAGTAATTTTAATAGAAAGTTGTTTTAAACAAGTCTTATGATTAATAGGCtttttttattatgaaaatgttttataagtttgatTAAGTTACTAAAACTTTTCACTTTGTAGTGTGAAATGTAATTAACAACCACTAACTCAAAATTATGGATAATAGTGCTGTACTAATTAAAGCTAATTAGCTGATGATCCAGCTAGCAAACCTGATTTTGACGTTCAACCAGACCTTAATTTTTCGAAACTGAAACCTTAAATTGATCTTTTTCTTGAGTATTGTACTTTTTTGcacttataatatttacaaaataataaacatttatggAGTACCTAAGTTTCTACATATTACTCTTAACTTTTCTTTCTtgagaaattaatttaatatgcaTTGATATCTATGCATGTTGTATATTCATAATTTATAGCATCACATACTACACACTTCAACTTTGTATCTACATTAGTATGTGAACCAAACtcgtatatttattaatatttctgttaagtattaatattattgtttaacgctattataaatattaaactaaaatatgtaagattatattaaatagttatataatacaatatatatatatcacctAATGGCGGCGTCGGAACTTGGgaactattaaaattattaCGTACAGCGACTCcaaattaatttaagtaaatGTAATTGAATGAAAAATTGTCATGTGATCATGTATAATGTTTctatattatatttatgtacACTAAATAAAAGCAATCTgcaatgtttattattattattattattattattattattattattattattattattattattattattattattattattattattgttatatggAAATTAATAACTATGGATCTCAACGAATATAAGGGAGGCCATTAGACATACAAAAACAAAATCATATAGACTAGCTGAATACCGATTATATATGTAGGAGAATTATTATTAATCAttcctctcaaaaaaaaaaaaattattattaatcataGTTCATATAAAGGACAAAAAATTTGAAGAATTCGTACTTTAGTAAGGCTAGCTTAGTAGTTTAGTGGTGAGAGAGTGATAAGAAAAAAGAAGGGACACAAATTGGAACCCAAATTCTTACTATTAATTGATTGTAATActacactcaaaaaaaaaaaaatatgcataattatatgtataatatacaAAAATGGTCAATCACAACCCTAAGATCATTTAATTAGCTACGTATCATCTGATCAATGGATGACCAttaataagatttcaaaaaatacaattaatcaatatatttattatgttaacaCGCATACCCGAAATTCACCAAAAGTATTCACAGTAtactattataattatatttaaatattggCTATAGCTAGGGTTCTCTTCctctaaattatataatattcatATTTCATCCCTCTATATATATAGCTCTTAATCCTTCATTAATTATTCAAACGAAAATATTACTGAtcttaattgaaattaattagaGATCGAAGGAGATGAGTAGAGGAGGAAGCTATGGCGGTGGACAGAGTTCGTTGGGCTATCTTTTCAGCTCATCAGAGGAAAAGCCACCGCCTCCGCCGCCGCTGCTGCCAGTTGAGCCGCCGTATGGCGTCGAAACAAGCAGTTTAGAGAAGCCTCCCGTGAGTCGCAAAAGTATTACTACCGATTCTGGGCAGAAGGAAAAGATCTCCAACAACTATCACAGAGCTGAGGGTCCTAATTTGGGCAACTTTCTTACTGtaagatattattatttttttattcatatataataaatataatacgatattcttaattttttgcACTTCTCATCACTAATTAATTCGTTAATGTCTTGATCATCGTCAGGATCGGCCTTCAACAAAAGTGAAATCCGTTCCTGGAGGAGATTCATCTCTTGGATACTTATTTGGAGATAAGTGATCATCGCTACTGTTTTCTCCCATTGTATATAGTCAACAACTCTTACTatcattatataaaatatatatatagagaaataAAGAGTTTAAGTATTTGTCAGTTTATTCTAGAATAGCTAGGGGAACTGAATTTCCCATATCAATGGATTAATTAAtttagagtaatttttaaagtgTGTTTGCTTGGGTTGCATATTCTGATATATGAACACTAATTATAATTAGTAAGCACCCTTTATATGTATAATCTGGTTTGCTAAGTTTACTTTCCAATTTCTTATAATAATCAGTTTGTGAATGCTTATATAAATtaagttaattatatatatcacatCGAATGTATATTAATGATGGTGTCTCTGTTCAATGTTGATTAATCTTGTTTTCCATCCAGATTGGGAATGTGGAGATTATTTCTTTTTCTAGTACACAATAATGTTAAAAgtcaattgaaaaaaaatactattaaaagTGATATGTCGATCTCATATTCCATCAACAAATTATTATATACTATTGAAATCACCAACTACATCTTCAGATAGTTAGCCCTAGCAACCAAAAATATACCATAAATTTTCATGGTCAACTCCCTTTCTCCCTAGCTAGCTTTTTCTTTTTgctctatacatatatattgtttaaagaataagaaaataaaattaatttctcatttctatatgatattttaattatatatcacattatatatatgtacattatTAATTAAgctatacaaatatatatgccGGGTTTACAACAAAATTCTCTTAAACAtaggaaattaagatcataatatataaacataaGAATGGACAATATCCTAATTTTTAATAGTATCCAAAAGCTAAGCAATGAGTTCTTAAGACTCCTAGACAATATCATACATTTTAGAAACAAATGGGGTGTCCCAACAATAGGCTTCCACGAGAGATCTCTTTTTTCAATATTGTGAACTAACCAGTTTAGTAAATATACAAGGGTAAATAtcattatatcttattttataaaaattactaatttactctttgttttattaaatgataatcgaaccatgtatttttaaaatggtacaaaataatatgtattctaagcttttttttttttttatcaaaattaaaaaaaaaaaaaaaaaacttattaatattCGATATAAAGTTGTTATACTAAAATTGGTTACATTTTCAACATTTGTTCATATAAGAAATTATCTTcaaattgattatattaaaaagaacaaattagttgaaaattaagctcaaggtaattttttgtttttgtttttttgtttttttttgaaaatagagagtctaatttatcatttaagaaaataaaaagtttgataaataacttttgcaaaacacattatccaaaataatattaacttaatatataatttgttttattataacttttttttttggatgttaATTTTCTTAGTCGTTATAATAATAATCAtctatattttatattgttcgataaatatttattagataAATGATATACAAACGGttgatattataatatattagtaTATTGGGTTTTGAAATTTAATCAATGACTTGTAATGGAATTAAATTGAACCAACAAATATATAATCAAGAACAATAATATCAAAGAATTGCAAGAACTAAATAACGGATTAAAGGagtaaaatagagaaaaataacACCAAGTTTAACGAGTTCAAGTCTTGTGCAATGCTCTACGTCTcgatcagaaaaaaaaaacagtcatAACTTTATTGATATCAATGTTATAAGAATCCTTTCAAACTATTAAAGAGATTACAAGATGAACATTCTCTCTCTAATTTAGACTCGTTTTCTCTTACCTTACACAATCACAATTTTCTCTCAAGCTTTCAATGGTCTGATTCCCCATGGATTACAAAGGTAATAGCTATATATAGATTTTCATTGTTGCTAAAATTAGCTTTAATTCTATCATGGCTAATTAATGCTATCTTAAATCTCCAAGTCATCAACATATTGCATGTCAGCTTGAGAAATGTGCTTTCTGTACTGACAATAATTCAGAAGACAATACACATGTTCTAGATGTGCATTCAAGACTAACAACAAGCTATCTCGATGTACGTCTCATGATGTATTACAAGCTATCCAGCAGACTTCACTTACAGAAGACAAGCTTTGGAAGAACTATCTGAACTAGCCATACGAACAAAGCTTTCCGCATGAACACCAAGCTTTCTACAACTTCTATCCAAAGTAACAACTAGCTTCTCGGAAGACAAAACTTGTAACCATAATCAATAATCTGCAGGTTACTCCTTAGATTAGAACATCTCTTTTTCTCTTACAAGTGAGGGCATGTGTATAACTTTTGATTTGGAATTTAACGGTAACAATTTTCTTTAGTTATGGCGAGGTATCTAATATacgattaataatttattttacaccTAAATGGCCCATTTATATTTTCCTTGATTAAAAAGTATCCTTTTGATCACTCTCCTTTCTCTATTGCTTACTCTATATTTCCAGTGAATGCGACTAGATAGCTTAATCTGCAATGGCTACATGTTAATAATACATCATACTCAAATATAAATACTCTTGTCATACCCGattgttgagaaattaaaaaaaaaaatcaaccctGCAAATTTGACTAAGACTCATAATGGCAAAATAAGTTAAGGTATCCTACTTGAGAATCCCATGACGCCTCTagaaaacttataaaaatactaatcaaCTATTTGGTGTTGGGACCCACACCAAAGCTTAACCTATGGATTATTCCTTCCAAGGGTTTTCATCGAGAGACCTCAATCCGATAAGAAAATCAACAAGGACTTGAGTTATTTAGGCATAAAATAGCTAGAACTTGAACATAAAAGAATTCACAAGGAGGCTAATCCACAACGCATGGCTGACCTGTGCCATAAACACTACAACAAAAGGGACTTTTTATCTCACTTTTTTcacttgaaaaaaataaaaaaaagggaTAAAAAATTTTGATCCCACTTTTACATTTAGAGCCTTAAGTAAAAGTTTGGAACAAGGGCCTTGTTTAGAAAATGGATAAAAAACAGTGTTAGAAATGCTATTTTTTAGCATTTGCCAAACACAACTTAGCATTTTAAGTGAGACTTTTAATCTCGGTTTTTACATAACAACTGGGATAAAAGGTCCTCATACATTTGGGCCTTTTAATTGTTGGGCCAGCTACACATATAAAAGGAAATTAACTTGtaggattttatttttattagggTTACTCTTATTTTTCCTCCCACTTGATCTCTATCTCTGTCTAAGCGGCTGCCCACAGGGAGATCAAATGGGCTCTACCATGGTGTCTCTACGCTGCAATCCTTCCCTGCTCTTTTATTTTTCGTGCATCATCACAGACCAGCGGCCTTTTTCCGGTGAAGGATGAGCCAACGGAGTTCAGATCCGAGCTCCATGCTCTTTGAAACTTCTAGGTACCATTCgtgttctttttctttttcgttCTTGAGAGATCTATGCTCCACATTCTCTAATCTTGTTCTacttcttttatttcttttttttattattatttttctgaaATGCCgatcaactctctctctcttctttctttgCTCAGGTGTGAAGGTTCGTGGTCGACGGGTCATGGTTTTTCATGGTGGACGAAGCTTCGTGGTTGCTATTTGTGGTCGTTGATAATGACTCACGGTTGTCGAAGGTGGTTCACGTGGTTGTCAAGGTGGTTCGTGGCTTTTGTTGTACTGATTTTTTGGGATTTAAATCTATACTGATTGTATATTTTACCAAAAATAttgtcaagaaaaaaaatatactctGTAGTGGTTCATTGCTTGTTAGTGTTactatattctttttatttttttaaccttTAATCCCAGTTATTATAGAAAAACTGGggtaaaaattactttttatcccaatttTTAAAGGAAAACTGGGATTGAAAATAGTCTTGTATTCCagtttttctatatataataatcgggattaaaagtaattttttatcccagtttttatcAGAGCTTTTATCCCACTGGCATATattccaatttttattttagcaaaAATAGGGATAAATTGTCCCTAAAAACCGAGATAAAAAGcatatttttgtagtagtgaaaaaAGATGGCATAGGTCTCTACTCTCAATTCACCAAAATAAACTTTTCCAAATATGGTCCCTCAACACCAAGGAGTATAAcataagtgaaaaaaaaaacaatttttgtaaagcccgcttagttaatttggaaattatcagttgtttgtgattaattatgaaattatttatagctatttaaataatttattactgttatttatgttattccgtagcttgcatattttgcatttctggtgtccggtattttggaactcggtgtttggctcagtagaaatcacaacttagtatgttagtattttggggacgggttatagacattgggaatgtcgggaatggccgggaatttagaatttcccaaaaataccccttttagtatgatttatgtgattttatggtgaaggggcaaaatggtctttttgccccattagtattttgtcttttgtgattttatgaaatggaaaaataaatgtttattctattgttacttggctgaaataatatgTTAAATGCTTTATAAACTCCTTTTTCCCTTTAAttccacacttagtcaaaattagaaagaaatttcaaaactcacacactcaaagctctctctcttttcctctctctctcggctgtgcatgtgggtgcaaagggGGTGGATTTTTGCTTGATTCtctagtggattctcatccaaagctaagcaatcttcaagctaggttagcttctttaGTTTTCTCTTGAACTTTGATGAAATATGATGATTcttgcatgatttttagttgattttgctgctgtgattttattgttaatttgtgtgatttaaagcatgttaattgatgttaattgagctatgtagaaagcatgttggatagattgtttaaagtttgagttttctttgcaaaaaatgtggtttttggaggaaaatattgtgaatatgtttctgtgttgttgctgtactttctgttagttttcagaggtgatattatgctagattaagtagaattaagctagtggaatgcatgttttggtggatttgctcaagcttgagtttggaactcaaagcttgagctccaatggtgatttttgattatgtgttttctgggtggttttgaggccttagatttgttctttggggtgtttagaacaggcctggaaagtttggaaccaattggggttgaattggtcgagttatgagaattttggttggctgcctgcgaggaaccggaattccggttgtgcccgcttagttaatttggaaattttcAGTtgtttgtgattaattatggaattatttatagctatttaaataatttattaatgttatttatgttattcagtagcttgcatattttgcatttccggtgtccggtattttggaactcggcgtttggctcagtagaaatcacaacttagcatgttagtagtttgggggacaggtgttagacattgggaatgtcgggaatggccgggaatttagaatttcccaaaaatacccctttagtatgatttatgtggttttaaggtggaggggcaaaatggtctttttgccccattagtattttgtcttttgtgattttatgaaatggaaaataaataattatttaagtgtttatttggctgaaatgaatagtgtatgtgttatatgttattttctctttttatcaaaaaaatcattaagtaaagaaaagaaagaaaaatttcaaagaaaagccttcaaaacctctcttttcccttctcattttcggctgggttttgggattcaaaggctgggtttttcaagcttgattcaaccTATATTTGGGAATTCTTGTTTGTGGTATGTAATCTCTaactttttctctttaatttgttggaaaaaaatgatgaaaatgatgatgcatgcatgattatttgaagttgttgctgctgtttttttgttgatgttttctgtggtttaaagcatgatttttagttggtaattaagctcttgtgaagtatgattcctaggttgagcatgctagaggtttattatgcaaaagtttgatttttcaacatgaattattgtgaatctgttctgtgatgttgctgttgtttttaattgtttttcagaggcttagataagcttgattaagttgaattaagctagtgaaatgcatgtttaggtgtttttgctcaagtttgagtttagaactcaagcttgagctccaatggcatttttcatgtttgaggtttctgggtggttttgatgccttggatatgttctagggatagtttagaacaggtctggaaagtttgggaccaattggggttgaattggtcgagttatgaaaaatttggtttgctgcctgcgaggaaccggaattccggttgtgcatccggaattccggatgagggttcagtaattcccagaaccggaattccggttgggcaaccggtctgccggttggggaatttttccgaaccctagttttcctcgtttttatgtttttaggggtattgccatgctttttatcgatagggaaacttttagttccaagttttagtccccgggaagtgatttagcgtgtcacttatagcgttgtgatgtttatggtttaggagccgatgtccgccgctcggcttcacttccggtcgggttgaccgcacacacgaaatcgaatccgggtaagattagtataacagtatgcatatgtagattacatgtttagcgtgcatgtaggaagcctgctagattacattagttatgtatataggcttcgaaccatccaaccccgtcacgctcggtacagtgga is part of the Cannabis sativa cultivar Pink pepper isolate KNU-18-1 chromosome 5, ASM2916894v1, whole genome shotgun sequence genome and encodes:
- the LOC115715918 gene encoding protein SPIRAL1-like 5, which translates into the protein MSRGGSYGGGQSSLGYLFSSSEEKPPPPPPLLPVEPPYGVETSSLEKPPVSRKSITTDSGQKEKISNNYHRAEGPNLGNFLTDRPSTKVKSVPGGDSSLGYLFGDK